The Desulfoscipio gibsoniae DSM 7213 genome contains a region encoding:
- a CDS encoding cyclic nucleotide-binding domain-containing protein, giving the protein MNTEKVYYLSKVRFFADLTNQEISELANDFEWQEYAQGTDIIKQGQTEHYYYILIEGKAEALVSKQGINSWKVNLFGPCDAFGELSLFTGKPAPTTVRCTENCRVLLLNAENFARMLVRWPKLYQKFIEHLYHNLNDANHEIWDAKYKDFLRLSLQLTHYKDKFYGIWGSARTTREIEKKIDELVSTKENLLLIGERGTGRQMVAWYLHKRRFGEAATFIVLDGRYFDQQWSDMMFEADEDDPAVSFNFFEIVGKGTLLLREINKISPRAQLKLAECLKMNKQNCLVVASLQGNPEQLSPKIIPELRECFGQTYTIQPLRERKRDIPILAQGILDKLALKHNRRSPVLNQEASKLLLSHHYRQGNVTELIQVLERAFFLAEDNTIGLEHIFFGPTAEKIGSTVNLLSWPSIENILKKGELISWFKRISTIIFISIILLLLLAPQVAMTKFIFIIVWGLWWPALAIISPFLGRVWCTVCPFAFIMEFVQKKLHLNKPVPDLLKKYDYLFVTFLFVFIFWTEVFFGMRSSPINTVILLLAIQLFAIITGIIFTRHTWCRYLCPLGGFVGTASIGSALEIRADPTVCLNKCTTHECYVGNGSTPGCPMFQHLPYLDNNLACKFCFNCVRNCPNGSVQLNLRVPAREVWHLVRVNQGYAIFIGVTLAILIPLYYFEAVHSTWPVSIWRLWFSISYWGTAVSAGLITWLIAKPFKTKATSRRIQLVFALIPLVLAGHIIYQLRFIPGANSIFIGLGFNTTTGVNQAFYVSAFTVGATIAISIGFLLTIFAIIMVLLRTKVKVIKKSKPWEAWGRFFCFQNKS; this is encoded by the coding sequence ATGAATACCGAAAAAGTGTATTATTTATCTAAGGTTCGATTTTTTGCTGATCTTACTAATCAAGAAATAAGTGAACTAGCGAATGACTTTGAGTGGCAAGAATATGCACAAGGTACTGATATCATCAAGCAAGGCCAGACGGAGCACTATTATTATATTTTAATTGAAGGAAAGGCTGAAGCGTTAGTATCCAAGCAAGGAATTAATTCCTGGAAAGTTAATTTATTCGGTCCCTGTGATGCTTTTGGTGAACTCTCTCTATTTACTGGAAAACCTGCACCAACGACGGTTCGGTGTACAGAAAATTGCCGCGTTTTATTATTAAATGCTGAAAATTTTGCTCGAATGCTCGTAAGATGGCCTAAACTGTATCAAAAATTTATTGAGCATCTATACCATAATTTAAATGATGCTAATCATGAAATATGGGACGCTAAATATAAAGACTTTTTGCGTTTAAGTTTGCAGCTAACTCATTATAAGGATAAATTTTACGGGATTTGGGGAAGTGCTCGAACGACCAGGGAAATTGAAAAAAAAATTGATGAACTGGTTAGCACAAAAGAAAACTTGCTTTTAATTGGTGAACGAGGTACAGGCCGGCAAATGGTGGCCTGGTATTTACATAAACGCAGGTTTGGGGAAGCAGCAACTTTTATAGTTCTTGATGGTCGCTATTTTGATCAGCAGTGGAGCGACATGATGTTTGAAGCTGATGAAGATGATCCTGCAGTATCGTTTAATTTTTTTGAAATAGTCGGCAAAGGAACATTGTTGTTACGGGAAATCAATAAAATTTCCCCTAGAGCTCAGCTTAAATTGGCTGAATGTCTAAAAATGAATAAGCAGAACTGTCTTGTGGTAGCTAGCTTACAAGGTAATCCGGAACAATTGTCCCCTAAGATTATACCGGAATTAAGAGAGTGCTTTGGCCAAACTTATACTATTCAGCCGTTACGCGAAAGAAAAAGAGATATCCCAATTTTAGCCCAGGGTATTTTAGATAAATTAGCCCTTAAGCATAATAGGAGAAGCCCTGTTCTCAATCAAGAAGCGAGCAAGTTACTTCTTTCACATCATTACCGGCAAGGAAATGTAACTGAGTTGATTCAAGTGCTAGAAAGGGCATTTTTTCTGGCTGAAGATAATACAATTGGGTTGGAGCATATCTTTTTTGGTCCGACTGCTGAAAAAATAGGAAGCACAGTTAATCTTCTATCATGGCCAAGTATTGAAAACATATTGAAAAAAGGAGAACTTATTTCTTGGTTCAAGCGTATTTCTACAATTATTTTTATATCCATAATTTTATTATTATTGCTGGCCCCCCAAGTAGCTATGACTAAATTTATTTTTATTATAGTTTGGGGTTTATGGTGGCCTGCTTTAGCAATAATTTCACCTTTTTTAGGTAGAGTATGGTGTACAGTTTGCCCCTTTGCGTTTATCATGGAATTTGTCCAAAAAAAACTACACTTGAATAAACCTGTTCCAGATTTGCTAAAAAAGTATGATTATCTGTTTGTTACTTTTTTGTTTGTTTTTATCTTTTGGACAGAAGTTTTTTTTGGAATGCGATCCAGTCCAATAAATACTGTAATACTGTTACTGGCAATTCAACTATTTGCAATAATTACGGGTATTATTTTTACACGTCATACATGGTGTCGCTACCTTTGTCCTCTGGGAGGATTTGTGGGTACTGCTTCTATCGGTTCGGCACTTGAGATAAGAGCGGATCCCACGGTTTGTCTTAACAAATGTACGACTCACGAGTGCTATGTTGGTAATGGAAGTACTCCCGGGTGTCCAATGTTCCAACATTTACCTTACCTTGATAATAACCTCGCTTGCAAGTTTTGTTTCAATTGTGTGCGCAATTGTCCTAATGGTTCAGTTCAATTAAATCTTCGGGTTCCGGCCAGGGAAGTGTGGCATTTAGTCAGAGTTAACCAAGGTTATGCTATCTTTATTGGGGTAACCTTGGCTATTTTAATCCCGCTTTATTATTTTGAAGCAGTGCATTCGACATGGCCGGTTTCCATATGGCGCTTATGGTTCAGCATATCTTACTGGGGAACTGCAGTTAGTGCTGGTTTGATTACTTGGCTTATTGCTAAGCCTTTTAAAACTAAGGCAACATCTAGACGGATACAGTTGGTTTTTGCTCTAATTCCATTGGTTTTAGCCGGACATATTATTTATCAACTTCGCTTTATACCCGGTGCAAATTCAATTTTTATTGGGTTGGGTTTTAATACAACTACGGGGGTAAATCAAGCTTTTTATGTCTCTGCTTTCACAGTAGGAGCAACGATTGCCATTTCAATTGGTTTTCTTTTGACGATTTTTGCAATTATTATGGTGCTCCTTCGCACTAAAGTTAAAGTAATAAAAAAATCAAAACCTTGGGAAGCATGGGGACGGTTCTTTTGTTTCCAAAACAAATCTTAA
- the nudC gene encoding NAD(+) diphosphatase encodes MLWFVFYDNKLLIKTDNDTISIPNKKDLTILEIQLKKEIYIGTLNNSPCFAAEFTDAPSSLPVGFNYISLRKLFFKSVDDIFRVAGRAHQIINWVRTHQYCGKCGGPIKNKVTELARECPNCGVNIYPRISPAVIIAIVKGDKILLARNKNFPNSFYSVLAGFVEPGETLEECVQREVKEEVGIEVKNIKYFGSQSWPFPDSLMIAFTAEYANGEIVVDNLELSHADWFSRYNLPAKIPDKKTIAGRLIEWFIQQQGKHGNGSFAS; translated from the coding sequence ATGTTATGGTTTGTGTTTTACGATAATAAACTGCTCATAAAGACTGATAATGATACTATTTCTATTCCAAACAAAAAAGATTTAACAATATTAGAAATTCAGCTAAAGAAAGAAATATATATAGGTACGTTAAATAACTCCCCTTGTTTTGCGGCGGAATTTACAGATGCTCCATCATCGCTGCCTGTTGGTTTTAATTATATAAGTTTAAGAAAATTGTTTTTTAAGTCTGTGGATGACATTTTTCGTGTAGCCGGGCGTGCGCATCAAATTATTAATTGGGTTCGCACACATCAATATTGTGGTAAATGCGGAGGCCCTATTAAAAATAAAGTAACTGAACTTGCCAGAGAGTGTCCCAATTGCGGTGTTAATATTTACCCACGTATATCTCCCGCCGTAATCATAGCAATAGTTAAAGGAGATAAAATATTACTGGCCAGAAACAAGAATTTCCCCAATAGCTTTTATAGCGTTCTAGCCGGTTTTGTCGAACCGGGAGAAACTTTAGAAGAGTGTGTACAAAGAGAGGTAAAAGAAGAAGTTGGAATTGAGGTGAAAAATATAAAATATTTTGGAAGCCAGTCCTGGCCATTTCCAGACTCACTTATGATTGCTTTTACTGCAGAATATGCTAATGGTGAAATCGTAGTTGATAATTTGGAGTTATCCCATGCAGACTGGTTTTCACGCTACAACCTACCCGCAAAAATTCCGGATAAAAAAACTATTGCCGGACGTCTTATAGAATGGTTTATACAACAACAAGGGAAGCACGGGAACGGTTCTTTTGCTTCCTAG
- a CDS encoding DUF3231 family protein — MKILKNLENLSRLAMSTGEKQKMINVSEVFHIWNHLVQRYNVIHLTSLLEAFASDPDLKIILASGKKTLGKHVSLLEKEMMTYGIPLPNRPPKYTKSTVNIEGITDRFIFRRVLRGIQSFLPTHTMALIHSTSPQIRELFITFLIEELKLYDGLLEYGKLKTYEVKPPIYKI, encoded by the coding sequence ATGAAAATATTAAAAAACTTGGAGAATTTAAGTAGGTTAGCTATGTCTACGGGGGAAAAACAAAAGATGATAAATGTTAGCGAGGTATTTCATATCTGGAATCACTTGGTGCAAAGATATAATGTAATCCATTTGACAAGTTTATTGGAGGCTTTTGCCAGCGATCCGGATTTAAAGATAATTCTTGCCTCTGGGAAAAAAACCCTCGGTAAACATGTATCGTTGTTGGAGAAAGAGATGATGACATATGGGATACCATTGCCCAATAGACCACCAAAATATACGAAATCCACAGTAAATATAGAGGGTATCACAGATAGATTTATTTTCCGGCGCGTCCTTAGAGGTATTCAGTCATTTTTGCCTACTCATACAATGGCCCTTATTCATAGTACTTCTCCACAAATTAGGGAGCTATTTATAACATTTTTAATAGAAGAATTAAAATTATATGACGGGCTATTGGAATATGGTAAGCTAAAAACTTATGAAGTGAAACCACCAATTTATAAGATATAA
- the modA gene encoding molybdate ABC transporter substrate-binding protein: MFTKVLKKLLCTLTAIIVTGSVMLLSGCSTKEEQLNVYVAAGLKKPMEKVITAFQEETGVKVTPNYGPSGGLYTQIKEGQPCDLYFSADWLYIDKIEDDGNLIAAQKFLQDHMVLIVSETGKTKVKTVQDLNKPGVTVGICDPNAPVGVYAETALKNMDLWDQLNQTGNLKARPSTVNQLAIMVQKDELDAGLIFSSVAKGFGVEHVQTIPQEYTGEIIFGAATIKGGNEMLAQKFLDCANENIDEFIQAGWQAYQE, encoded by the coding sequence ATGTTCACCAAAGTACTTAAGAAACTGTTATGTACCTTGACAGCCATTATTGTTACCGGGTCGGTAATGTTATTAAGCGGGTGCAGCACCAAAGAAGAACAGCTTAATGTCTATGTTGCAGCCGGGTTGAAAAAACCAATGGAGAAAGTGATTACCGCTTTTCAGGAAGAAACAGGCGTTAAAGTTACTCCCAACTACGGGCCATCCGGTGGACTTTATACTCAAATTAAAGAAGGACAACCATGTGATTTATACTTTTCAGCCGACTGGTTATACATTGATAAGATTGAAGATGATGGCAATTTGATTGCTGCGCAAAAGTTTTTACAAGATCATATGGTGCTGATTGTTTCCGAAACAGGAAAAACCAAAGTAAAAACCGTCCAGGATTTAAATAAACCGGGGGTGACGGTGGGCATTTGTGATCCTAATGCACCCGTCGGAGTTTATGCTGAGACAGCCCTGAAAAATATGGATCTTTGGGATCAGCTAAACCAAACCGGGAATTTAAAGGCGCGTCCTTCCACAGTTAACCAACTGGCGATTATGGTCCAGAAGGACGAGCTTGATGCCGGATTAATCTTCAGCAGCGTCGCAAAGGGGTTTGGTGTGGAGCACGTGCAGACAATACCGCAGGAGTATACCGGTGAAATTATCTTTGGAGCAGCGACAATCAAAGGAGGCAACGAAATGCTGGCCCAAAAGTTCTTGGATTGTGCCAATGAAAATATAGATGAATTTATTCAAGCGGGATGGCAGGCGTACCAAGAATGA
- a CDS encoding ABC transporter permease, with product MKRDIIGVIFLPLFLLLVVYPMVALLGHLNFEGTVKTLTDYYFWDSVKNTLIAAFAAALLGSFLALGFGYYHLFAQNTIIYRLANLMNDLPIALPHTVAGLALLLAFGRNTFGFISNTGLAFMLISVVLAMFFVSYPLAARAIASGVDQIDSEIIAVARTLGDTPQKAYLHVVVPALGEALFSGFVLTFARSLSEFAAVIMFGGNVPGSTQVLASYVFTKVEEGELEMAITASAFCIVLSLTIVVVLSIFNARRRKYA from the coding sequence ATGAAAAGAGATATAATCGGTGTAATCTTTCTCCCTCTATTTCTGCTCCTGGTTGTCTACCCAATGGTTGCCCTTTTAGGGCATCTTAACTTCGAAGGGACAGTTAAAACCTTAACTGACTATTACTTCTGGGACAGCGTCAAAAACACCCTTATTGCAGCTTTTGCTGCAGCTTTGCTCGGTTCTTTTCTGGCCCTGGGATTTGGCTATTATCACCTTTTTGCGCAAAATACCATTATCTATCGATTGGCCAATCTTATGAATGATTTACCTATAGCGCTGCCCCACACAGTGGCAGGTCTTGCTTTGCTCCTGGCCTTTGGCAGGAATACCTTTGGCTTTATAAGTAATACCGGTCTGGCTTTTATGCTCATTTCAGTTGTGTTGGCAATGTTTTTCGTCTCCTACCCCCTGGCAGCGCGGGCTATTGCTTCCGGAGTGGATCAAATCGACTCCGAAATTATAGCAGTGGCCCGTACACTGGGCGATACTCCGCAAAAGGCATATTTACACGTCGTTGTCCCTGCTTTGGGGGAAGCATTGTTTTCCGGCTTTGTTTTAACTTTCGCTCGCTCGCTAAGTGAATTTGCGGCAGTTATTATGTTCGGAGGAAACGTTCCGGGCAGTACCCAGGTTCTAGCTTCTTATGTGTTTACCAAGGTTGAGGAAGGTGAGCTTGAGATGGCTATTACAGCCAGCGCCTTCTGTATTGTTTTATCCCTGACCATCGTTGTTGTGTTAAGTATTTTTAATGCGAGGAGGCGAAAATATGCTTGA
- a CDS encoding ATP-binding cassette domain-containing protein, which produces MLEAVDISKYFKEQAVLQEVTLKVGSEIKVIIGLNGSGKSTLLKIIAGIIKGDGGQVKINGQIVTNFSPEKRGVGYVPQHPALFNHLTVWDNIIYSVKNGRGSKDAGAQVAEMLGLADILKKKPKELSGGFKSRVSLARALASEPKVILLDEPLSDIDAATKENLLPQFRDVFKSHEIPVLYVTHDVREAEIVGDSFAVMIGGKVMEISSARMAFDMIRDNYLNSFMPAGTAVS; this is translated from the coding sequence ATGCTTGAAGCTGTTGATATTAGCAAATATTTCAAAGAACAGGCGGTACTACAAGAAGTTACGCTCAAGGTTGGTTCCGAAATCAAGGTGATTATCGGACTTAACGGTAGCGGTAAATCCACCTTGCTTAAAATTATTGCCGGAATAATCAAAGGTGACGGAGGTCAGGTGAAAATTAACGGGCAAATTGTAACAAATTTTTCGCCTGAAAAACGTGGGGTAGGTTACGTACCTCAGCATCCCGCTTTGTTTAATCATCTAACTGTATGGGATAATATTATTTACTCAGTTAAAAACGGGCGGGGTTCGAAAGATGCAGGGGCGCAGGTGGCGGAAATGCTCGGGTTGGCGGACATCTTAAAAAAGAAACCCAAAGAGTTGAGCGGTGGCTTTAAAAGCAGGGTTTCTTTGGCCCGGGCACTAGCCTCCGAACCCAAGGTCATACTGCTCGATGAACCGCTAAGCGATATTGACGCTGCAACGAAAGAAAACTTGTTACCTCAGTTTCGAGATGTATTCAAGAGTCACGAAATACCTGTGCTGTATGTTACCCATGACGTCCGGGAAGCCGAAATTGTGGGGGATAGCTTTGCGGTAATGATTGGGGGAAAGGTGATGGAAATTAGTTCTGCCCGTATGGCATTTGATATGATAAGGGACAATTACCTAAATTCCTTTATGCCGGCCGGAACGGCGGTTTCATAG
- a CDS encoding DUF364 domain-containing protein has product MPVLEDIISTLDDDAAVKEVRIGPFWTAVVSQRCGLASSMFAHGHHQRVPAPDAGKLTEKTAWELVQEVNSESDMMRCIACSAINSILQVDLNRCVEINAGSVLMKKAGNKKVAIVGHFPFIEKIRQVASSLWVLEKRPIEGDEPAEKASEIIPQADIVAITGTALINGTMDDLLSYCRKSSFVMVLGPTTPISTVWFDYGVDMVLGSVVTNVEDALKKISEGAIFRQLKDCVRLLAIKR; this is encoded by the coding sequence ATGCCGGTTCTGGAAGATATTATTTCCACCTTGGACGATGATGCTGCCGTTAAAGAAGTGCGAATTGGTCCTTTTTGGACCGCGGTTGTCAGTCAAAGGTGTGGTCTTGCTTCATCCATGTTTGCTCATGGGCACCACCAACGGGTTCCTGCGCCTGATGCTGGCAAGCTCACTGAAAAGACAGCATGGGAATTGGTGCAAGAAGTTAATTCTGAAAGCGACATGATGAGATGTATAGCTTGCTCGGCAATTAACTCTATTTTGCAGGTTGACTTAAACCGTTGTGTAGAAATTAATGCAGGGAGCGTATTGATGAAAAAAGCAGGGAATAAAAAGGTGGCCATAGTAGGACACTTTCCCTTCATAGAGAAAATCCGCCAGGTAGCCTCTTCTTTATGGGTACTAGAGAAGCGTCCCATTGAGGGAGATGAGCCTGCGGAAAAAGCGTCAGAGATTATACCTCAGGCCGATATCGTAGCCATAACCGGAACTGCTTTAATAAATGGAACAATGGATGATTTGCTTTCTTATTGCAGAAAAAGTAGTTTCGTTATGGTTTTAGGCCCTACTACACCGATATCTACTGTATGGTTTGATTATGGCGTGGATATGGTTTTAGGTTCCGTTGTAACAAATGTAGAAGATGCCCTGAAAAAGATTTCAGAAGGGGCGATCTTTAGGCAGCTTAAAGATTGCGTGAGGCTTTTAGCAATAAAGCGTTAG
- a CDS encoding sulfite exporter TauE/SafE family protein, with product MDNQFCIYTLLFLGGFIAAAISGAAGFGGALLLLPLLTNTLGTALAVPVLTVAQLIGNISRVYFGFKQVDWKPVKVFVLGAIPMAILGSFSFVTAPKELITRLVGLAIIAFVVLKQFNILKFQPNDKIVFLGGCITGLISGLVGSAGPIGAALFLSLGLPPVSYIASEATTAVAMHITKIVIYQKFLDIGLKGFEIGLFVGVAMILGTWAGKKTIEKLPKERFIKFVGVLLILIGLHMLIWG from the coding sequence GTGGACAACCAGTTTTGCATATATACTTTGCTGTTCCTAGGAGGTTTTATTGCCGCAGCAATTTCGGGTGCCGCTGGTTTTGGCGGGGCATTATTATTACTTCCGCTTTTAACAAATACTCTAGGGACAGCGTTGGCTGTACCAGTTCTTACCGTAGCCCAACTCATCGGTAACATCTCACGAGTTTATTTTGGTTTTAAGCAAGTAGATTGGAAGCCTGTTAAAGTTTTTGTTTTAGGTGCAATACCAATGGCTATTCTTGGTTCTTTTTCATTTGTTACGGCACCAAAAGAATTAATTACCAGGCTTGTTGGTTTAGCTATCATAGCATTTGTTGTATTAAAGCAATTTAACATTTTGAAGTTCCAACCCAATGACAAAATAGTGTTCTTGGGTGGGTGTATTACAGGATTAATATCTGGCTTAGTTGGTAGCGCAGGACCAATAGGTGCAGCATTATTTCTCTCTTTAGGTCTCCCACCAGTATCCTATATTGCCAGTGAAGCGACAACAGCAGTAGCGATGCATATAACTAAAATTGTTATATATCAAAAATTCTTAGATATTGGTTTAAAAGGTTTCGAAATTGGGTTATTCGTTGGCGTTGCTATGATTCTTGGAACATGGGCAGGGAAAAAAACAATTGAAAAATTACCTAAAGAACGATTTATAAAATTTGTTGGAGTTTTGTTAATACTAATAGGCCTACATATGCTTATTTGGGGTTAA
- a CDS encoding UPF0175 family protein, translating into MGKKIKINTEFDPVLLKKLDAYASQKYLDRSSALQQLVSVALRENYKKEAIQAYREGRMTIRQCAEMLGVDYFEMNEILQSEKVNIISEPFQKSKKLLDNLQGSFDPK; encoded by the coding sequence ATGGGAAAAAAAATAAAAATAAACACTGAATTTGATCCAGTGCTTTTAAAAAAGCTGGACGCTTACGCTTCCCAAAAGTATCTTGATCGTTCATCCGCATTGCAACAGTTGGTTTCGGTTGCATTACGCGAAAATTACAAAAAAGAGGCCATCCAGGCTTATCGCGAAGGTCGGATGACCATCAGACAGTGTGCCGAGATGCTGGGAGTTGATTATTTCGAGATGAACGAGATTCTTCAATCAGAAAAAGTAAACATCATCTCGGAACCTTTTCAAAAATCGAAAAAACTGCTCGATAATTTGCAAGGATCCTTTGACCCTAAATAG
- a CDS encoding HNH endonuclease, producing the protein MKKINKRQKLRMELFIKQSGKCFYCGEMMQISSLQKPLYATFDHVFPKSKGRKWTKDNLVLCHQKCNQIKADKVLNFITV; encoded by the coding sequence ATGAAAAAAATTAATAAACGGCAAAAATTACGGATGGAGCTTTTTATTAAACAATCAGGGAAATGTTTTTATTGCGGTGAGATGATGCAGATTAGCAGTTTGCAGAAGCCTTTATACGCCACTTTTGATCATGTATTTCCAAAATCGAAAGGTAGAAAATGGACTAAAGACAATTTGGTGCTATGTCATCAAAAATGCAACCAGATTAAAGCCGATAAAGTTCTCAATTTCATCACTGTGTAA
- a CDS encoding NADH:flavin oxidoreductase, protein MSKMFEQTAISSMVLSNRFVRSATWEGMAADDGAVTPKLINTMTELAKGGVGLIITGHSYVRPEGKAGLFQLGAYKDELIPGLQEMTKAVHDCGTKIVMQIAHAGRFTAKKLTGETPLVVSEEPGKTYHEITDQDIRDLVVAFADAAGRAKAAGFDGVQIHAAHGYLLSQFLSPLFNRRQDAYGGDIQNRSRILMEVYQAIRKTVGQDYPVLIKLNCSDFNDNGLKLEESLQVGRMLADTGLNALELSGGLLSDKKLSPSRTGIKTEEDEAYFREEARRFKSAISIPLILVGGIRSLSVAERLVEEGVTDYISMSRPLIREPNLINRWKSGDHRKAECISDNSCFRVAISGNGVSCAVKDRQR, encoded by the coding sequence ATGAGCAAAATGTTTGAGCAAACAGCTATAAGCAGTATGGTATTGTCCAATCGCTTTGTCCGCTCAGCAACCTGGGAAGGAATGGCTGCCGATGACGGAGCCGTTACCCCCAAGCTTATTAATACAATGACTGAACTTGCCAAAGGCGGCGTGGGTTTAATTATCACAGGCCACAGCTATGTCCGCCCGGAGGGCAAGGCAGGTCTCTTTCAACTCGGCGCTTACAAGGATGAACTCATACCCGGGCTTCAGGAGATGACCAAAGCTGTTCATGATTGCGGCACCAAGATTGTCATGCAGATTGCCCATGCCGGTAGATTTACCGCCAAAAAACTGACCGGTGAAACACCGCTGGTTGTTTCAGAGGAGCCAGGCAAAACATACCATGAAATAACCGACCAGGATATACGTGATTTAGTGGTTGCTTTTGCTGATGCGGCAGGTAGGGCCAAAGCGGCTGGCTTTGATGGGGTTCAAATACATGCGGCTCACGGCTATCTGCTCAGCCAATTCCTTTCACCGTTATTTAACCGACGCCAAGATGCCTATGGGGGAGATATTCAAAATAGATCCCGCATTCTAATGGAAGTGTACCAGGCAATCAGAAAAACCGTTGGCCAAGATTACCCGGTATTGATCAAACTGAACTGCAGTGACTTTAACGATAACGGGCTAAAATTAGAAGAATCCCTTCAGGTTGGCCGCATGCTGGCTGATACAGGACTGAATGCCCTTGAACTAAGCGGCGGCTTACTTTCGGACAAAAAACTTTCTCCCAGCCGTACCGGCATAAAAACTGAAGAAGATGAAGCCTATTTTAGGGAAGAGGCCCGCCGGTTTAAAAGTGCTATCTCTATTCCACTAATACTGGTGGGCGGTATTCGTTCTCTTTCAGTAGCTGAACGCCTGGTTGAAGAAGGAGTAACAGATTACATTTCCATGAGCCGCCCGTTAATCAGAGAGCCGAACTTGATTAACCGCTGGAAATCCGGAGATCACCGCAAAGCGGAATGTATATCGGATAATAGTTGTTTTAGAGTTGCAATTTCCGGCAATGGGGTATCGTGTGCAGTGAAAGATAGGCAAAGATAA
- a CDS encoding ion channel — protein sequence MDYQKTLWKTVVLAILIPLLYSFIYIAFVYFDTDSFKGLCPESPYFDYVYFSYITFTTTGYGDIYPISILAKIIVLSEIILGITFIALIIFLNFRRISKRQ from the coding sequence ATGGATTATCAAAAGACGTTATGGAAGACTGTTGTCTTGGCCATTCTCATACCTTTGCTATATTCATTTATTTACATAGCTTTTGTTTATTTTGATACTGATTCTTTTAAAGGTCTTTGCCCTGAAAGCCCTTATTTTGATTATGTTTACTTCAGCTATATTACCTTTACAACCACCGGTTATGGAGATATTTATCCAATTAGTATTTTGGCTAAGATCATTGTTCTAAGTGAGATAATACTGGGGATTACTTTTATAGCTCTGATAATATTTCTTAATTTCAGGCGAATAAGTAAAAGGCAGTAA
- a CDS encoding potassium channel family protein, with translation MVILGGSFSFMLLEGFTFMDALWLTVITITTVGFGDLVPKTTMGRAIALLLVISGISLFTYVLSNIFSSLLEGHGSHRICQRYNYYSA, from the coding sequence ATGGTTATTCTAGGTGGGAGCTTTTCATTTATGTTGCTCGAGGGCTTCACTTTTATGGACGCCCTTTGGTTAACTGTTATAACCATTACAACTGTGGGTTTTGGCGACCTGGTCCCTAAAACAACAATGGGGCGTGCCATAGCATTATTACTTGTAATAAGTGGTATATCCCTCTTTACATACGTTTTAAGTAATATTTTCTCGAGTTTATTAGAAGGTCATGGCTCGCATCGAATATGCCAAAGGTATAATTATTACTCTGCCTGA
- a CDS encoding potassium channel family protein — translation MARIEYAKGIIITLPDDTGNLFVTMSAKALNPKIKTITRANRPENIQKIKRVGANSVICPSSMAGSRMALSMIKPASVAYVQTLVETRHLNLEPEELVLSTNSPLVNVHLKDSGIREKFGTLVLAIKRSDSTIVNPDPKEKLLPGDILIICGSAENLYDLEKLAIG, via the coding sequence ATGGCTCGCATCGAATATGCCAAAGGTATAATTATTACTCTGCCTGATGATACCGGAAATCTGTTTGTTACTATGTCTGCAAAGGCTCTTAATCCTAAAATTAAAACTATAACTAGAGCAAACAGACCGGAAAACATTCAAAAAATTAAGCGGGTAGGGGCAAATAGTGTAATTTGCCCATCTTCTATGGCCGGGAGCAGAATGGCTTTATCTATGATTAAACCGGCTAGTGTTGCTTATGTGCAGACGCTAGTGGAAACAAGACATCTTAACTTAGAACCTGAGGAACTGGTCCTTAGTACAAACTCTCCTTTAGTTAATGTTCATCTAAAAGATTCGGGCATACGAGAAAAATTCGGCACCCTTGTATTAGCCATAAAAAGAAGTGATAGTACTATAGTAAATCCAGACCCCAAAGAAAAGCTTTTGCCAGGTGATATTTTAATTATATGTGGTTCGGCAGAAAACCTATATGATTTAGAAAAACTGGCTATAGGTTAA